From the genome of Nicotiana sylvestris chromosome 2, ASM39365v2, whole genome shotgun sequence, one region includes:
- the LOC104235748 gene encoding uncharacterized protein, translating into MASTLLLVVVFVFDLIAFGLAVAAEQRRATATIRKDAEYNYCVYESDIATGLGVGSFLFLLASQLIIMLASRCLCCGRALRPGKSRAWAILLFITCWVTFFIAEVCLLAGSVRNAYHTKYRTYLTQHPPSCEVLRKGVFGAGAAFIVFTGIVSELFYVSYSKADEGSIPPRMDGGIRMNAFK; encoded by the exons ATGGCATCAACGCTGTTACTGGTAGTGGTTTTTGTGTTTGATCTGATTGCTTTTGGACTTGCTGTTGCTGCTGAGCAGAGAAGAGCCACT GCAACTATCAGGAAAGATGCAGAGTATAATTACTGTGTGTATGAATCAGATATTGCAACTGGCTTAGGTGTGGGTTCATTCTTATTCCTTTTGGCTAGTCAGCTAATCATAATGTTGGCAAGCCGATGTTTATGTTGTGGGAGGGCGCTGCGACCAGGAAAGTCAAGAGCATGGGCTATTCTTTTATTTATCACCTGCTG GGTCACCTTCTTTATTGCCGAAGTGTGCTTACTGGCGGGTTCCGTTAGAAATGCCTACCATACAAAGTATAGGACTTACTTGACACAACATCCCCCGTCCTGTGAGGTTTTGAGAAAGGGAGTCTTTGGTGCTGGCGCTGCTTTTATTGTTTTCACTGGCATTGTCTCTGAGCTTTTCTACGTCAGCTACTCCAAGGCAGATGAAGGATCCATTCCTCCTAGAATGGATGGTGGCATAAGGATGAACGCGTTCAAGTGA
- the LOC104235749 gene encoding uncharacterized protein: MASTLLLVVVFAFDLIAFGLAVAAEKKRGTLTITTGGRDRAINCLYLSDTGTGFRVVSLLFLSASQLIITVASRCLCCGRALQKGKSRKWAIVLFIMLGSLGGEHYYTWSKRTYLTQRSPSCKVLRKEIFGSGVAFIVLTGIFSALFYFSYVSKAGEGSIPRNILDGGIRMNPSN, encoded by the exons ATGGCTTCAACACTGTTGCTGGTTGTGGTTTTTGCGTTTGATCTAATAGCTTTTGGACTTGCTGTTGCTGCTGAGAAGAAAAGGGGCACTCTGACA atAACTACCGGCGGACGTGATAGGGCAATTAATTGTCTGTATTTATCAGACACTGGAACTGGTTTTCGTGTGGTTTCGTTGTTATTCCTTTCCGCTAGTCAGCTTATCATAACGGTGGCTAGTCGATGTTTATGCTGTGGGAGGGCActacaaaaaggaaaatcaaGAAAATGGGCAATTGTCTTATTTATCATGCTG GGTTCCCTTGGGGGGGAGCACTACTATACGTGGTCTAAGAGGACTTACTTGACACAGCGTAGCCCATCCTGTAAGGTTTTGAGAAAGGAAATATTTGGTAGTGGCGTTGCTTTTATTGTTTTAACTGGCATTTTCTCTGCGCTTTTCTATTTCAGCTACGTCTCCAAAGCTGGTGAAGGATCCATTCCTCGTAATATATTGGATGGTGGCATAAGGATGAATCCATCCAACTGA